One Microbacterium marinum genomic window, TACGAGTTCTTCTTCGCGACCGAGCACGTCGAGCGGTTGTCGTGGCGGTACGACCTCTACAGCCCGGGCGAGCTCGTCCGACTCGACCACTTCAACCAGGTGACCCCCGACGTGCCGCGCGCTGTCAACTTCATGCAGTCGCTGGGCTTCCGGGTGACCGAGGACATCCAGGACGAAGAGGGCACGGTCTACGCCGCGTGGATGCGCCGCAAGCCCACCGTGCACGACACCGCGATGACCGGGGGCGACGGCCCGCGGATGCACCACGTCTGCTTCGCGACGCACGAGAAGCACAACATCCTCGCCATCTGCGACAAGCTCGGCGCCCTGCGCCGCTCCGACGCGATCGAGCGGGGCCCCGGTCGCCACGGCGTCTCGAACGCCTTCTACCTGTACCTGCGCGACCCCGACGGGCACCGCGTCGAGGTGTACACGCAGGACTACTACACCGGCGACCCCGACAACCCCGTGGTCACCTGGGACGTGCACGACAACCAGCGTCGCGACTGGTGGGGCAACCCCGTCGTGCCGAGCTGGTACACCGAGGCCTCGCTGGTCCTTGACCTCGACGGCAACCCGCAGCCCGTCGTCGCCCGAACGGATTCGTCCGAGATGGCCGTCACGATCGGCGCCGACGGGTTCTCGTACACCCGCGCCCCCGAGTCGGCGGGCGACGGCGAGTTCAAGCTCGGCAACCAGCTCTGAGACGAGGAGATCGGATGCTGCCACCCGACGTCATCGCCCGGATCGCCGACGAGCTGGCCGAGGCCGACCGCACCCACGGCGTGATCCCCCGCATCACGGCGCGGTACCCCGACGCGACGATCGAGGACTCGTACGCCATCCAGGGCGTCTGGCGCGACAAGAACCTCGCCGCCGGCAGGCGCCTCGTCGGGCGGAAGATCGGCCTCACCTCGAAGGCGATGCAGCAGGCCACCGGGATCACCGAACCCGACTACGGCGTCATGTTCGACGACACCGTCCACCGGTCCGGTGCGGAGATCGAGACCTCCCGGTTCTCGAACGTGCGCATCGAGGTGGAGCTCGCCTTCGTGCTGCGCGAACCGCTCGAAGGACCGGACTGCACGCTCGACGACGCGCTGGCCGCGATCGACTACGCGATCCCGGCGCTCGAGGTGCTCAACTCGCACATCGAGCTCGAGGGTCGCACGATCGTCGACACGATCTCCGACAACGCCGCCTACGGCGCGATGGTGCTCGGTGAGGTGCGCAAGCGTCCCGACGAGATCGACCTGCGCTGGGTGCCGGGCGTCCTCTCCCGCAACGGCGAGATCGAAGAGACCGGTGTCGCCGCCGGCGTGCTCGGGCACCCCGCGACCGGAGTAGCGTGGCTCGCCAACAAGTTCGCGCAGCACGGCGCACGACTCGAGGCCGGCGAGATCATCCTCGCCGGGTCGTTCACCCGCCCCATGTGGGTGGCCGCCGGAGACGAGGTCGTCTGCGACTACGGACCGATGGGAACAGTGACATGCCGCTTCACCTGAACGACACGCTGCGCGAGGCGATCGCGGCATCCGATCGTCCGCTGGCGGGTATCTGGGTGTGCTCCGGCTCGCCGCTGGTCGCGGAGATCTGCGCCGGTTCCGGCCTGGACTGGACGCTCATCGACATGGAGCACTCCCCCAACGGTCTGGAGTCGGTGCTCGCGCAGCTGCAGGCCGTCGCGGCCTACCCGATCACCCCGGTGGTGCGGGTGCCGATCAACGATCCCGTGATCATCAAGCAGGTCCTCGACCTCGGCGCGCAGAACCTGCTGGTGCCGATGGTGTCGACGGCCGCGGAAGCGGAAGCAGCCGTCGCCGCCGTGCGGTACCCGCCGCGAGGCCAGCGCGGCGTCGGCTCCGCCCTCGGCCGCTCCGCCCGCTGGAACCGGGTGACGGACTACCTGACCGACGCCGATCGGCACGTCTCGCTGTTCGTGCAGATCGAGACGTCCGCGGGGGTCGAGGCTGCCGCCGACATCGCCGCCGTGGACGGGGTGGACGGGGTGTTCGTCGGCCCGAGCGACCTGGCCGCCTCGATGGGGCTGCTCGGCCAGCAGACGCATCCCGACGTCGTCGCCGCCGTGCACCGCGCATTCGATGCCGTCATCACTGCGAGCAAGCCGGTCGGCGTGAACGCCTTCGATCCGGATGCCGCGCAGGCGTACCTCGAGGCGGGCGCCTCGTTCGTGCTCGTCGGCGCGGATGTGGCGCTCCTGGCTCGCGGGTCCGAAGCGCTCGCGGCACGCTGGTCGCCGGCCGGCGGATCCGATGGCCCGGCGAAGAGCTACTGACCCTGGGGCGCGCGGCCCGCTTCGTATATGATCTGAGCGTCCGGTACGAACGACCCTGCCGGTGCTCGAAAAAGGGGCACGCAGCCGTGCACACCACGCGCGAGACACATACGGCCTCAGCATCCGTACGTCGTCCTCGCGATCCGTGAGGGCCGAAAGGCTCCGTCATGCCCACCGTCTCCGCGCACGTCGCGCACGCCCTCGCCCAGCACATCGATCACGTCTTCGGGGTGATGGGCAACGGCAACGCCTACGTCCTCGACGCCCTCGAGCGCGAGACGTCCGCGACCTACACCGCCGTCCGCCACGAGGCGGGTGGCGTCGTCGCCGCCGACGCCTACCACCGCGCGTCCGGCCGGATCGCCGCCGCCACCGCGACCTACGGAGCCGGGTTCACGAACACGCTCACCTCCCTCGCCGAGGCAGCCCAGGCGCACGTGCCGCTCGTCGTGATCGTCGGCGACGCTCCGACCGCCGGCCCCCGCGCGTGGGACGTCGATCAGATCGCGCTCGCCTCGGCGGTCGGGGTCCGCACATACACGGTCGGACGGACCGATGCCGCCGCGACCACCGTCATCGCGATCGAGCACGCCCTCACCTATCGCGTGCCGACCGTCCTCGCCGTGCCGTACGACGTCGCCACCCTCGACGCCGGCCCGGTGCTCCCGGCCCCCGAGCCGCGCCTCCCCGCCGCGCTGGCTCCGAGCAGCCCGTTCGCCCAGGGCACGATCCGCGAGATCGCCGCGGCGCTCGCGGGAGCCGAGCGTCCGCTCCTCCTCGCCGGGCGAGGGGCGTGGATCTCGGGTGCGGGCGAGGCCCTGGGCGCGCTGGCCGACCTGACCGGGTCGATCACCGCGACATCGGCGCTCGGCCGCGGGGTCTTCCCGAACGCCGCGTTCGATCTCGGCGTCACCGGCGGATTCGGGGCGGAGGGGGCGATGGACCTCATCCGCGACGCCGACGTCGCCGTCGTGTTCGGCGCGTCCCTCAACCAGTTCACGATGCGCTTCGGCGAGCTGTTCGCGCCGACGACCCGCGTCTTCCAGGTCGACCTCGCCCCCACCGCGACGCATCCGCACGTCGGCGGGTATGTGCGCGGCGATGCGACGCTCGTCGCCGACGCCATCGTGGCCGCGCTGCGTTCCGCCGGGTCCGCCCCGACCGGCTGGCGGGAGTCCGTCGATCTCACGCCGCTGCGCGCGTACGACCCGGGTGACGGGATCGCCCCCGACGGACGCCTCGACCCACGCTCGGTCGCTGCCCGCATCGGCGAGCTCCTCCCGGCTGACCGCATCGTCGTGTCGGACGGCGGTCACTTCATCGGCTGGGCGAACATGTACTGGCCCGTCGCCTCGCCCGACCGGATGATGATGATCGGCACTGCCTTCCAGTCGATCGGCCAGGGGTGGCCGTCGGTCGTGGGCGCGTCGATGGCCGACACGGATGCCACGGTCGTCCTGACCACCGGTGACGGCGGCGGCTTGATGGCGCTGGCCGACCTCGAGTCGGCGGTCCGGGTTGCCGGGGGGCGGGGGCTCGCCGTCGTGTGGAACGACGCCGCGTACGGTGCCGAGGTGAACCTGTACGGGCTCAAGGGGCTCGCGCGCGAACCGATGATGATCCCCCAGGTCGACTTCGCCGCCCTCGCGAGCGGTGTCGGCGCCGAGGGTGTCGCCGTCGAGCGGATCGCCGACCTCGAACGTCTCGGCACGTGGGCGGCGACACCCGCCGCTGAACGGCCGTTCCTCGTGCTCGACTGCCGCATCTCGGGCGATGTGATCGCGCCGTATCAGGAGGAGATCATGCGGGTGAACGGCGTGACCCGACCGGTCGCCGCGGCGCCCGGCAGCCTCGACTGAGGGGGATCGTCACCGCTGGCCCGTAGCGCGACGCGGACCGCCGTTCCGTCCGGCCTCAGCGGTCTCAGCGGTCTTCGGCCGCCGCGGTGTGGTGGCGGATGACTTCCGCGACGACGAAGTTGAACCACTTCTCCGCGAACTCGGGGTCGAGGTCGGCTTCCTCGGCGAGCCGGCGCAGCCGTGCGGTCTGCTGCTCCTCACGCGAGGGGTCGGATGCCGGCATCCCGTGCTCCGCCTTCAGCACGCCGACCTGCTTGGTGCAGCGGAAGCGCTCGGCGAGCATGAAGACGAGCGCCGCATCGATGTTGTCGATGCTGGAACGCAGGCTGTGCAGCTGGGCGATCGGGTCGGTCATGATTCCTCCGCGCCCGACCCTATCGCGCGTGGGATGGCCCTGCCGCCGCGCCCCCCCGCCGCGGGTCAGGTCGGCTCGGTCGTGCGGACGAGGCCGCAGGTCAGGCAGGACCACACGACGAGGAACCGCTCGTCGTCGAGGATCTCGAACCGCAGCGGGTCGCCGCAGGTGGGGCACGCGCGCGGGTCGACGGTCGGGCGACTCATCTCAGAGGTCGACCCGGCGCCCGAAGCGGCGCTCACCGCGTGGCCGAGGCGAGCAGGTCGCCGCGGCACGGAGCCGGACGATCTCGTGCGGCTGCAGCCCGGCGGCCTCGCCGAAGTCCTCGAGCGACGAGAAGCCGTTCTGCTTCGTGCGCTCCTTCACCACGCGGCGAGCGCGGGTGCGGTTCATGCCGGGCAGGTCCTGCAGCTCTTCAGCCGTCGCCGTCTGCACGTCGACCGGTTCGGCGGGAGCCTCCGACGCCAGCAGGTCGGACGACCCCGCCCCCAGATCAGCCGCGATCCTGGTCGCCTCGGATTCGGCGGCCTTCTCGTCGCGCTCTCGGGCTCCCCGCGACGCCGACCGCTTCGAACGCGAGGAACGCGACGAGCGCGAGGACCCCGCAGGCCGCGGCGCGCGAGCCCCCGACTGCTCGGCGCCCGCGGCATCCGACCCTCGCAGACTCTGACCCCGGCTACGACGCTCCCACATCGTGCGCAGCCAGCCCGGATTCAGGGCGAGTGCGACCACGATCCCCGCGAGGTGCGCGACCGAGTTCACGAGATCGTCGAGCGGACCCCAGACCTCGATCCCGAGGGTGATCGACACGATGACGATCAGGATGCCGGTGACGAGGGCGGCCACCCGACGCGAGATGAGACCGATCGCGAGGAAGCCGATCCACGCGAAGCCCGGGCCGAACAGGGTCAGCACGAGCCACGCGCTCATCCCCAGCAGCCACCCGAAGCCGGGGACCTGCGTCTGCCGCGAGGCGATCGTCATGCCCAGTCCTTCACGTTCAGGACCATCGTCACGGTGTCCTCGTCGTCGCGCGTCTCGGAGACGAGCTCGAACCCGGCCGCATCCGCCCGCGAGCGGATCCGCTCCGCGACGGCCCGCTGGACGTGCGCGGCGTACGCGGCATCCAGTCGCCCGATGAAGGTCGTCGCCTCCTCTTCCGACACGTCGTGCCCGTCGACGCGCTCGAGGTGCGCCGCCCACACGCCGTCCTCGGTGCGTGTCATCTCGACCTCGAACCCGTCGACGACCGCGA contains:
- the hpaD gene encoding 3,4-dihydroxyphenylacetate 2,3-dioxygenase, yielding MSHRDDMTLTSSGFWVSQEAPIRSANPIPTPTAPAPDVLRCAYMELVVTDLAASRVFYVDVLGLHVTEEDDEAIYLRSTEEFIHHNLVLRRGPVAAVAVFSYRVRSADDLDKAVAFYEELGCDVRRAPEGFTKGIGDSVRVIDPLGFPYEFFFATEHVERLSWRYDLYSPGELVRLDHFNQVTPDVPRAVNFMQSLGFRVTEDIQDEEGTVYAAWMRRKPTVHDTAMTGGDGPRMHHVCFATHEKHNILAICDKLGALRRSDAIERGPGRHGVSNAFYLYLRDPDGHRVEVYTQDYYTGDPDNPVVTWDVHDNQRRDWWGNPVVPSWYTEASLVLDLDGNPQPVVARTDSSEMAVTIGADGFSYTRAPESAGDGEFKLGNQL
- a CDS encoding 2-keto-4-pentenoate hydratase, with product MLPPDVIARIADELAEADRTHGVIPRITARYPDATIEDSYAIQGVWRDKNLAAGRRLVGRKIGLTSKAMQQATGITEPDYGVMFDDTVHRSGAEIETSRFSNVRIEVELAFVLREPLEGPDCTLDDALAAIDYAIPALEVLNSHIELEGRTIVDTISDNAAYGAMVLGEVRKRPDEIDLRWVPGVLSRNGEIEETGVAAGVLGHPATGVAWLANKFAQHGARLEAGEIILAGSFTRPMWVAAGDEVVCDYGPMGTVTCRFT
- a CDS encoding HpcH/HpaI aldolase family protein, with the translated sequence MPLHLNDTLREAIAASDRPLAGIWVCSGSPLVAEICAGSGLDWTLIDMEHSPNGLESVLAQLQAVAAYPITPVVRVPINDPVIIKQVLDLGAQNLLVPMVSTAAEAEAAVAAVRYPPRGQRGVGSALGRSARWNRVTDYLTDADRHVSLFVQIETSAGVEAAADIAAVDGVDGVFVGPSDLAASMGLLGQQTHPDVVAAVHRAFDAVITASKPVGVNAFDPDAAQAYLEAGASFVLVGADVALLARGSEALAARWSPAGGSDGPAKSY
- a CDS encoding thiamine pyrophosphate-binding protein, whose translation is MPTVSAHVAHALAQHIDHVFGVMGNGNAYVLDALERETSATYTAVRHEAGGVVAADAYHRASGRIAAATATYGAGFTNTLTSLAEAAQAHVPLVVIVGDAPTAGPRAWDVDQIALASAVGVRTYTVGRTDAAATTVIAIEHALTYRVPTVLAVPYDVATLDAGPVLPAPEPRLPAALAPSSPFAQGTIREIAAALAGAERPLLLAGRGAWISGAGEALGALADLTGSITATSALGRGVFPNAAFDLGVTGGFGAEGAMDLIRDADVAVVFGASLNQFTMRFGELFAPTTRVFQVDLAPTATHPHVGGYVRGDATLVADAIVAALRSAGSAPTGWRESVDLTPLRAYDPGDGIAPDGRLDPRSVAARIGELLPADRIVVSDGGHFIGWANMYWPVASPDRMMMIGTAFQSIGQGWPSVVGASMADTDATVVLTTGDGGGLMALADLESAVRVAGGRGLAVVWNDAAYGAEVNLYGLKGLAREPMMIPQVDFAALASGVGAEGVAVERIADLERLGTWAATPAAERPFLVLDCRISGDVIAPYQEEIMRVNGVTRPVAAAPGSLD
- a CDS encoding chorismate mutase, which gives rise to MTDPIAQLHSLRSSIDNIDAALVFMLAERFRCTKQVGVLKAEHGMPASDPSREEQQTARLRRLAEEADLDPEFAEKWFNFVVAEVIRHHTAAAEDR
- a CDS encoding ComEA family DNA-binding protein, whose protein sequence is MTIASRQTQVPGFGWLLGMSAWLVLTLFGPGFAWIGFLAIGLISRRVAALVTGILIVIVSITLGIEVWGPLDDLVNSVAHLAGIVVALALNPGWLRTMWERRSRGQSLRGSDAAGAEQSGARAPRPAGSSRSSRSSRSKRSASRGARERDEKAAESEATRIAADLGAGSSDLLASEAPAEPVDVQTATAEELQDLPGMNRTRARRVVKERTKQNGFSSLEDFGEAAGLQPHEIVRLRAAATCSPRPRGERRFGRRVDL